A portion of the Gemmatimonadaceae bacterium genome contains these proteins:
- a CDS encoding PadR family transcriptional regulator, which yields MTNSSRPLGLTAIRLLIGLADGERHGYALMQELRVDGFGPALGPGALYRTIQQLVSQHLVAESAGASSDSFDERRRYFRLTAAGRRALATEADRMSELVRRAAKKGIVARARG from the coding sequence ATGACGAACAGTTCGCGCCCGCTGGGGCTCACGGCGATCCGGCTCCTGATCGGCCTGGCCGACGGTGAGCGGCACGGGTACGCGCTCATGCAGGAGCTGCGCGTTGACGGCTTCGGTCCGGCGCTCGGGCCCGGCGCGCTGTACCGTACCATTCAGCAACTCGTATCGCAGCACCTCGTCGCCGAGTCGGCGGGCGCGTCGAGCGACTCGTTTGACGAGCGGCGCCGCTACTTTCGTCTCACCGCAGCCGGACGACGAGCGCTCGCGACCGAAGCGGATCGGATGTCCGAGCTGGTGCGCCGAGCGGCGAAGAAAGGCATCGTCGCGCGCGCGCGCGGCTAG